In the genome of Bremerella sp. P1, the window CGGCCGCTGGTCGTGGGAAGCTAGGAAAACCACAAAGACGCACGAAACCTCCCTGTCAGGATGAAACCGCCAAGATGGGTAGTTATAATGAGCCGTCCATCGCAAACCCTCCTCCCTTTCCACAAAGGACCGACCATCATGGTGCTCTCTCGTCGTCAATTCCTGGCCGCGGCCTCGGCAGCAATTGCCGCGACCGCAATTCCTGTCCGCAGTAGCTGGGCCAAGTACGATCCCGATCGCTTCCCGGGATTTAAGGTTGGTCTGCAGAGCTATTCCCTGCGTGGATTCGACGTCGACAAAGCCATCAACACCGCTGGCGAACTCGGTTGTGCTCACCTCGAATTTTACGGCGGTCACTTCTCGCCAGGTTCTTCGGCTGACGACATCGCGGCCATGAAGAAGAAGATGGCCGACCACGGCATGGTGATGCTGGGCCATGGCGTCCACGGTTTCAGTAAGGACCACGCCAAGAACGAAGCCCTCTTCAAGTTCGCCAAAGCAGCCGGCATCAAGAATCTTTCGGCCGACCCATCGCCCGACGCGTTCGAGAGTCTGAACAAGCTGGTCGACAAGTACGACGTTCGCATCGCCATTCATAACCATGGTCCTTCGCATCGCTACAACACGGCCCTCGACGTGCTCAATGCGGTCAAAGATCACGATCCTCGCATCGGTGCCTGTGCCGACCTGGGACACTACATTCGCAGTGGTGAAGATCCCGTGGAAGTGATTCGCCTGTTGAAGGGCCGCTTGTTCGGTATCCACCTGAAGGACTTCGCCGAACAGAAAGAACGCACCAAGGGCGTCATTCTGGGCGAAGGCCACCTCGACGTGGTTGGTGTCTTCCGTGCTCTGAAGCAGGTCGACTTCCCAGCCGATGGTTGCCTGTCGCTGGAATACGAAGAGAATCCTAAGGATCCCACCGAAGACATTCGCCAATGCCTGGCGATCGCTTCCGAGGCCTGCAAGGCAGCCGCTTCGTAACCTTAGAGCCAACGAAGATCAGGCCGCCGATGGCAATGACCTCGGCGGCCTTTCTTTTTGGAGTGACGCGAAGATGACGACGCAGCGACTACCGATCGTCGGCGTGATGGGCTCCGGCAAGGACGACTATCTTGAACTCTCCCTGGAGCTTGGCTGGCTGCTGGGAACCATGGAGGTGCATCTGCTCACCGGTGGAGGCAGCGGAACGATGGCCGCCGTCAGCGAGGCCTTCGCCCGAACGCATCGTCGCCAAGGCATGGTGCTGGGGATCCTGCCGGCAGATGATACCGGCATGAAGCCGAAGCCCGGCTATCCGAACCCGTGGGTCGAGATTCCCATCGTGACGCACTTGCCTCATAGCGGTGACCGCGGAACAGATCCGCTGTCCCGCAATCACATTAACATCTTGTCGTCCGACGCAATCGTCGCCCTGCCCGGCGGGCACGGCACGGCGAGCGAAGTGCAACTGGCCAAACGTTATGGCAAACCGCTCGTGGCTTTCCTGGGCACCAGCGGCAGCATCCCCGACCTGCCTGACGATGTGACGATCGCAACGACTATTGATCAAGTCGAAGCATTCCTGTGCTCGATCCTATTGGATTGATTCGAGCTTCTTATCTAGGCGCGATTGCAGTTCGGCCAAGGCAGCAGCGTGCTGTGGATCTTGGGCCAGGTTATGAAACTGCTGCGGATCGTTCTGCATGTCGTATAGTTCAACGCTGTCGTTGCCATAGCGAATCAGCGCCCAGCGATCCGTTCTCAGCAAGTGATCGTTGCGGTTACGCAGCGTGTACACCTCGTCGTGAATCATCGCCTGCGGATCGCTCCACGTCGATGCCAAACTCTTCCCTTGGATATGCTCGGGAATGCTCAGTCCACACAACTGGGCGAGCGTTGGATAGATATCGATCTGCTGACTGAGTGCCGTTGTCGCCGTCGCGTCCTTCCCAGGCACACGCACGATCAGCGGAATGCGTGTCGACTCTTCGTGCAGGCTCATCTTCTGCCAGAACTCATGCTCACCGAGATGATAGCCATGGTCGGCGGTGAATACGACGATCGTATTCTTATCCAAACCCAATCGATCGAGTGCGGCAACCATTTTGCCAACCTGGGCATCCATGAACGTAACCGATGCGTAGTACGCTTCGAGCACCTTCTGCTTCTTGAGCTGCGTATCAAGACCACTGCCGCGGCTGTTCTTCACAATGCCGGCCTTGGGGATGTCGTCCCAGTCCCCTTCCAGTTGCTTCGGCAAGTTCATCTTTTCGGCAGGGTAGTCTTCGAAGAAAGAAGCCGGGGCAACCAGCGGAACGTGCGGACGCACCAGGCCAACCGCCAGGAAGAATGGCTGCTTGTCCTTGGCCCTGGCTTCCAGGATTTCGATCGCCTTGGCCGAGGCCTTCATGTCGGCCTGTTCGGCACCATCACCAGGAGTCTTCACGACGTAGAAAGCACCCCCGTAACCCAATCCATAATGAATCTGGCGTTTTGGATCTGGCTTCAAACGTTCTTTGGTCAGGTGCGTGTGCTCGCCTTCGCTCCACTGTTCTGGTGCCTTGCAGTTGAATCGCTCGGTCCACGACGCGGCATGATCGGGACCATCGACGCCAGCCGTAATGTCACCGGGCACACGCATGTGATAGATCTTGCTCACGCGGGCCGTGTAGTAGCCGTTGTCTTTGAAGTGCTGAGACATCGAAGGCCGGTCACCCAGGTTGCCTGTGAACTTGTCCGAAGCACCATTCGAGGTCACCCCGATCGCCTGGGCGTACATGCCCGACATCAGCGAGGCCCGCGATGGCCCGCAGACCGGATACTGCGTGAAGGTCCGCTCGAACTTCATTCCCTGCGAGGCTAACGCATCGATACTGGGCGAATGGCACTGCTGATTGCCGTAACAACCCAGCGACTGACTGCCGAGGTCATCGGAAATGATGAACAACACGTTGGGCTTTTCAGCTTGCACCATCTGGCAAAGAAACGGGAAAACCAGCAGCAAACTGAAGACGAGCGATGGAAAGCGAGTCGCAGGCATGATTACTCCGAGACGAGAGTTAGGTGGAAGGCAGCCTGATTATAGTTGTCCGCCTGTTAGAGGTCCAAGATTACACGAGGCAAGTTTGTTGCTGGGCAAAAAGCTTTGTTTTCGTCGCTGGGCTCCTTTAGAATCTACGCAGCCTGCTCCTATCGCCTTCCCTCTTTTCGCCCTTCCCATCGCAGGATAAACCGCATGCCCGCACCTACTTCATGGTTGGTCTCTAGTTGCCTGGCAGCTTTGTCGCTGCTCTGCATTCAAGCCGACGTGTTCGCTGAAAAACCTCTGCCTGCCGAAGCCATCACCATTCAAGGGGACTTCCTCAAAGCTCCGCCGAAGTTGTCCGCGGCCACCGAGTACGTCATCGCCAAGGCGAAGCCGACGGTGCACTTCACGCAGATCCCGCTTCCCAACACGCCGGCCGATCCGTGGTCGATCTGGGGTTATGGCCTCGTGCATTCCAACGGCAAGTTCTACGTCCCCCTGGGTGATCACCTGGGCGTCGATGCCAACTCGTATCTCTATGAGTATGATCCCGACACGCACTCCATTCGCCAGGTCGCCGACCTTCAGTCCGGGGCCGAGAACTTCCAGTCCGGCGACTTTGGTTTCGGCAAGATCCATGGCCGCTTGAATGAAGGGGCCGACGGCAACATCTACATGGCAACCTACTGGGGGCAGTGGCGGAACGAGAGTGACCGCTACGAAGGGGATCGCGTCTTTCGCTATAGTCCAGAAACGGGCAAGCTGAGCGACCTGGGCATGCCCAAGTATGGCTGGGGATACCCATCGACCCACTACAGCGCGAAGCACAACCTTTTGTACGCCGAAGCCCATCAGCGCAAAGGCAACTCGAAAGGAGACCCGAAGAACAACTACGTCGCCACCGAGTACAGTAGCTACAAAGATCCCTACCACGTCGAGTTCCTCGTCTACGACACGGCCACACGTAAGGTCGTTTTCCAAGGCGAACACCAAGGCCTGAGCTACGGGCGTGACTTCTTTGTCGATGCCGACGGCAACGCCTACTGGAACAACGGCGACGGCTCGCTGCAGAAGTACGATCCGGAAACGAACCAGGTCACCACGTCCAAAGCCAAGATGCCTGGCTCTAAAATTCGCCGAACCGTCGGCCCGGACGACAACGGCATGCTGTACGGCGTCACCAACGACACGCACAAGATCTTCCAGTTCGATCCCGCCAAGGACAAGATCCGCACGCTCACCGAAGCCTGGGCCGATAGCCCGGCCATGGATGTAACCCGAGACGGGAAATTCCTCTACACGATCCCCGGTGGGCATGGCCCCTCGTCCGGTACGCCGCTGATTCAAGTCAACGTTAAGGACGGCTCACAAAAGGTGATCGCCTTCCTGCATGACGCCGTTTGGAATCAAACCAATTTCAATCTCGGTGGAACCTATTGCCTGCAACTGAGCAAAGACGGCTCGAAGGCGCTCGTTGGGTTCAACGGAAAAGTCGATGACTTGAAAAAAGCCTGGGGAGCGTTGGCCGTCGTCGAGATCGAAATCCCTGCCTCCGAGCGATAGTCCCAATCGCCGCGAACGTCCGTGGCTGGAGCCCTACTCATGAAAACCTGCATCACCATTGGCATGTTATCGCTGCTGCTGACCGGCCTGGCGACGTCCTTCACGCTCGGGCAAGACTTGCCATTCACATTCCGTGACGTGGGCAGCGAGTCAGGCCTACTGCCGGCCGCCGCTGGTATCCGAGGGCATGCCGCGGCCTGGGGCGATGTCGACAACAACGGCTATCCCGATTTATTCATTGGCACCTTCCACGACTCCGGCTCGAAGGCCGGCATGCTGCTGAGAAACGATCAAGGGAAGTTCACGTTAGACCCGCAGCAAGCCGTGCAAACATCCGGCAGCGGTAGTGGTGCGCTGATGGCCGATTTCACCAACGATGGCAATCTTGACCTGTTCGTCGCCAACTGCGTGAATCGCAAGGAAGGGGTCCGCGCTAATCCGAGTCGTTTGTTTCGCAACGATGGCGACGGCAAGTTCACCGATGTCTCGGAGCAAAGCGGCACGTGCCCCCCAGGCTACGCCGGGCGAGGTGCCGCGGCCCTCGATTACGACGGGGATGGACTGCTCGACCTGTTGACCTGCGAGCAGTACTACTCGTCGGACGTCGAACGCGGCCCGGTTCTCTATCGCAACCTGGGCGATATGCGGTTCGAAGACGTCTCGAAGCAAGCCGGCCTGCCGGTTGGACTCGGCGGACTGGGCGTGGCCGTAGCCGATTTGAACGGCGACACCATTCCCGATATTTTCCTGACGCACGGCCAAGGCGAACATCGCTTGCTGTTGGGATCGAAAGAAGGGGTCTTTCGCGAAGCACCCGGTGCTCGGGAAGTCTTTCGCTGGACGCTGGACAATCCGGAAGATGCCCCGGCGGGCGTGGCGATCGGCGACATTAACCGCGACCAACTGCCTGATATCGTCATCGGTCATCACTTCAGCTCGCCATGGAAGTCACCGGCACCGGTTCGTCTGTACCTGAACCAAGGGGTCACCGACGGCGTGCCTAGGTTCGAGGAGATCACCGCCGCCGCAGGCCTCGAGCCACTGCAGATGAAAGCCCCGCACGTCGAGATCCAAGACTTCGACAACGATGGCTGGCCGGACATCTACGTTAGTATCGTCAAATTCAAAGGGGACCAGCCCTGCCCCATCATCTATCGAAACCTGGGCCAGCAGGATGGCGTTCCCAAGTTTGAAGTGACCGGCTGGGACGTGAATGACTTCCCTACGAAGGAAGACCTGGCCGTCAAACGAACCGGAGCGTTCTTCGACAAGCTGATCGCTGATCATCAGATCATCTACATGGCCCCCGGCCCGACCAGCGACTTCGACCGCGACGGCAAGCTCGATATGTTTCTGCCCAACTGGTGGATCGAGTCGCCATCGCTACTGCTGAAGAACGAAACGCCCGGCGGCAACTGGCTGCAGGTCACGGTGCAAGGAAGCGACCCAATCAATCGCATGGGCATCGGCACGCGTGTGAACGTTTACCCTGCCGGCAAGCTGGGACAGAACGAACACCTGATCGGCTCGCGCGAGATCGCCATCGGCTACGGCTACTGCTCCGGCCAGGAAGCGGTCGTACACTTTGGGCTCGGTGATATCGAGAAAGTTGATCTGGAGTTCATCCATCCACACGATAGCGGACGAACCACTGGCACCGAACTGACGGTAAATCGACGAGTTGACATGAAGATGCCGTAAGCACGTGCATCAGCAGCGAGAAGTACCAAGCTGTTTCAAGCTAGAGGCCAGAAAGATCGCCCTTGAGAATCAATCCCACCACCCACGGATTGGGATGCACCGCTTCACGCAAGTCTCGCAATCCCAGAGTCAATCGCGTTTCATAATTTCCCTGACGATTTTGCCGATGTCAGCAAGCTCGCTCGATAGGCTGGGCGCGGTTGGTCCTATTGATCATCGAATTCGGTTCAGGAAGGTGGTCCGCTCTTCAATTCGGGGAGCACGGCATCCAATTGCTGCGTAAGCGACGTAAGCGTCTCGTCGGCACTGTCTAAGTCTCCCGAGCCACCAATCTGCTCGAGCTTATGCGCGACTTCGGCGGCATCGTTAGCCCCCACGGACAGCAAGTTACCTTTGAGCGTATGAGCGGCTCGTCGCAGCGATTCGCTATTGCCCTCGCTAATAGCAGTGCGAATTCGGGGCATCAGCATATCGAGCTCTTCCAGAAACGCATCGATCACGACTCCGACCAACTCTCGATCACCATCCGCTGCATCCAGTACCGATTTCCAGTTGATCAGGCTGTTGGTACTTACCGGCTGACTTGGAGCTTCGCTACTGGTGCCAAAGATTTGAAATAGCTTTTGCTTGATTTCACGAAAGCGGACCGGCTTGGAAAGATAGTCGTCCATCCCAGCACTTAAACATCGCTCTCGGTCGCCAACCATCGCGTGGGCAGTCATGGCGATAATCGGAATGTGCCGGCCGGTACCTTCTTCCTGGTGGCGGATCTCTGCCGTTGCTTGCATCCCATCCAATTCAGGCATTTCCACATCCATCAACACAACGTCGAATTCACCCGACTTCCAAGTCTCGATCGCCTTCGCCCCATTCGACGCGATCGTAATCTGGCAGCCAAGCTTATTCAAAACGCCCGTTGCGAGTCTTTGATTAACGATGTTATCTTCCGCGAGAAGTACACGCAGCCCCTTCAGTTCCGACAGCACCTTTTCTTGATCAGGACTGGGAGAATCGATGGATGTTTTGACGCCCAACACCGTGACGATGGTCTCAAACAGTTCCGACTGCTTGATCGGCTTGATCAGATGCGCAGCAACCCCCAGTGCCGTTCGGCGTTCCGCATCGCCTAGCTTGGCCGCCGAGGTGAGCATAATCAGCGGCGTTTGGGCAACGGCTTGTTCGTCGCGAACCCACTTTGCCAGGTCAAATCCATCCGCCTCGGGCATATTGACGTCGGTGAGGACGATCGAGATCGGATCGCCCCGATGCTCGGCGGATCGCAAGCATTGCATCGCGTCATGGGCATTGGATGCCAACGTTGGCTTCAGACCCCAACTGGACAACATGTCGCAGAGGATACGGCGATTGGTGGCATTGTCATCCACGACGAGTACGGAAGTGTCCGTCAGCGACAACGAGTGGTCTTTTCCATCGCTGGGAGCAATATCTGATATGCCAAATTGAGCGGTGAAGGAAAAGGTACTCCCACGTCCAACCTCACTCTCCATGCGAACTTTGCCCCCCATCAGTTCGACGAGTTTGGAAGAAATGGCAAGTCCCAGGCCTGTGCCTCCAAATCTGCGTGTCGTCGATCGATCTGCCTGCTGAAAGGCTTCGAAGATCAAGGCTTGATTCTCTTCCGGGATTCCGACGCCCGTGTCCCGTATGGAAAACAGTAATGTACATTGCGACGTCGCATGCTCGACGCATCGCACGTTCAGGACGACCTCTCCCTGCTCGGTGAATTTGATGGCATTTCCGATCAGGTTCACAACCACCTGGCGAAGTCGACCCAAATCCCCCTCTAAGACGAAAGGAACGTCCGCGTCGATCGAATAGGCGAGTTCCAATCCTTTGCAATGGGCGCGCAGGCCGAGCGGCTTCAACGTGT includes:
- a CDS encoding hybrid sensor histidine kinase/response regulator; the encoded protein is MHSQFEFSKLPSPISWLDERPSGEMPEALRQAQIAFQSLVDSLPLNLLIKDASGHRVFANQNYLKFHDLKLDEIIGKSDAELLPPEVARKFTADDQQVLRTGEVLHSVEEHRVPDGTSRWIERLKSPVRDVDGCIVGVQVLFWDVTESHQAQQALAHERYLLQTLMDNVPDSIYFKDREGRFLRVSRAKAAKSGLSDPSEAVGKTDHEFFSEEHANKADRDEQKVMDSGEPLIGQEEQLHWQDGKVTWSSTTKLPLCDTNGKVVGTFGISRDITQLKLAQEELREARDAADVASRAKSEFLANMSHEIRTPMNGIIGMTELLLDTSLTSTQREYLRMVQESGESLLSILNDILDFSKIEAGRLELDCHPFDLRDALGDTLKPLGLRAHCKGLELAYSIDADVPFVLEGDLGRLRQVVVNLIGNAIKFTEQGEVVLNVRCVEHATSQCTLLFSIRDTGVGIPEENQALIFEAFQQADRSTTRRFGGTGLGLAISSKLVELMGGKVRMESEVGRGSTFSFTAQFGISDIAPSDGKDHSLSLTDTSVLVVDDNATNRRILCDMLSSWGLKPTLASNAHDAMQCLRSAEHRGDPISIVLTDVNMPEADGFDLAKWVRDEQAVAQTPLIMLTSAAKLGDAERRTALGVAAHLIKPIKQSELFETIVTVLGVKTSIDSPSPDQEKVLSELKGLRVLLAEDNIVNQRLATGVLNKLGCQITIASNGAKAIETWKSGEFDVVLMDVEMPELDGMQATAEIRHQEEGTGRHIPIIAMTAHAMVGDRERCLSAGMDDYLSKPVRFREIKQKLFQIFGTSSEAPSQPVSTNSLINWKSVLDAADGDRELVGVVIDAFLEELDMLMPRIRTAISEGNSESLRRAAHTLKGNLLSVGANDAAEVAHKLEQIGGSGDLDSADETLTSLTQQLDAVLPELKSGPPS
- a CDS encoding CRTAC1 family protein, giving the protein MKTCITIGMLSLLLTGLATSFTLGQDLPFTFRDVGSESGLLPAAAGIRGHAAAWGDVDNNGYPDLFIGTFHDSGSKAGMLLRNDQGKFTLDPQQAVQTSGSGSGALMADFTNDGNLDLFVANCVNRKEGVRANPSRLFRNDGDGKFTDVSEQSGTCPPGYAGRGAAALDYDGDGLLDLLTCEQYYSSDVERGPVLYRNLGDMRFEDVSKQAGLPVGLGGLGVAVADLNGDTIPDIFLTHGQGEHRLLLGSKEGVFREAPGAREVFRWTLDNPEDAPAGVAIGDINRDQLPDIVIGHHFSSPWKSPAPVRLYLNQGVTDGVPRFEEITAAAGLEPLQMKAPHVEIQDFDNDGWPDIYVSIVKFKGDQPCPIIYRNLGQQDGVPKFEVTGWDVNDFPTKEDLAVKRTGAFFDKLIADHQIIYMAPGPTSDFDRDGKLDMFLPNWWIESPSLLLKNETPGGNWLQVTVQGSDPINRMGIGTRVNVYPAGKLGQNEHLIGSREIAIGYGYCSGQEAVVHFGLGDIEKVDLEFIHPHDSGRTTGTELTVNRRVDMKMP
- a CDS encoding sugar phosphate isomerase/epimerase family protein; translated protein: MVLSRRQFLAAASAAIAATAIPVRSSWAKYDPDRFPGFKVGLQSYSLRGFDVDKAINTAGELGCAHLEFYGGHFSPGSSADDIAAMKKKMADHGMVMLGHGVHGFSKDHAKNEALFKFAKAAGIKNLSADPSPDAFESLNKLVDKYDVRIAIHNHGPSHRYNTALDVLNAVKDHDPRIGACADLGHYIRSGEDPVEVIRLLKGRLFGIHLKDFAEQKERTKGVILGEGHLDVVGVFRALKQVDFPADGCLSLEYEENPKDPTEDIRQCLAIASEACKAAAS
- a CDS encoding sulfatase, with product MPATRFPSLVFSLLLVFPFLCQMVQAEKPNVLFIISDDLGSQSLGCYGNQQCHSPSIDALASQGMKFERTFTQYPVCGPSRASLMSGMYAQAIGVTSNGASDKFTGNLGDRPSMSQHFKDNGYYTARVSKIYHMRVPGDITAGVDGPDHAASWTERFNCKAPEQWSEGEHTHLTKERLKPDPKRQIHYGLGYGGAFYVVKTPGDGAEQADMKASAKAIEILEARAKDKQPFFLAVGLVRPHVPLVAPASFFEDYPAEKMNLPKQLEGDWDDIPKAGIVKNSRGSGLDTQLKKQKVLEAYYASVTFMDAQVGKMVAALDRLGLDKNTIVVFTADHGYHLGEHEFWQKMSLHEESTRIPLIVRVPGKDATATTALSQQIDIYPTLAQLCGLSIPEHIQGKSLASTWSDPQAMIHDEVYTLRNRNDHLLRTDRWALIRYGNDSVELYDMQNDPQQFHNLAQDPQHAAALAELQSRLDKKLESIQ